Proteins co-encoded in one Schaalia radingae genomic window:
- a CDS encoding nucleotide sugar dehydrogenase, with the protein MRIAVVAMGKIGLPLAVQFASKGHDVIGVDVNEKTVATVNEGREPFPGEAHLAEKLAELVPAGKLRATTDYGEAIPEAEAIVIVVPLFVNDETWAPDFGWMDQATRSLAEHLTKDTLISYETTLPVGTTRGRWKPMIEEISGLKEGEDFHLVFSPERVLTGRVFSDLRRYPKLVGGLSQEGTDKGMEFYRSVLDFDERDDLPRPNGVWDMGSAEAAEMAKLAETTYRDVNIGLANQFAVYADKANIDVKRVIDACNSQPYSHIHQPGIAVGGHCIPVYPRLYLSTDPDASVVRTARQFNAGMPEYVVSRVEGVLGDLKDLKVVVLGASYRGKVKETAFSGVFATVDALRERGAEVLVHDPMFTDDELAHFGWDAYHLGEPVDAAIIQADHPEYKDMTAQDLPGIRLLFDGRRVTDPATWAGTPRMVIGE; encoded by the coding sequence ATGCGTATTGCAGTTGTGGCTATGGGAAAGATCGGGCTGCCGCTCGCCGTCCAGTTTGCAAGCAAAGGGCACGACGTCATCGGCGTTGATGTCAACGAAAAGACGGTCGCAACCGTCAACGAGGGACGCGAACCATTCCCGGGGGAGGCTCACCTGGCTGAAAAACTCGCTGAGCTTGTACCCGCCGGAAAACTGCGCGCCACCACGGACTACGGTGAAGCAATCCCAGAAGCGGAGGCAATCGTCATAGTTGTTCCACTGTTTGTCAACGATGAGACGTGGGCACCTGATTTCGGATGGATGGATCAGGCCACACGCTCGCTGGCCGAGCACCTGACCAAAGACACACTGATATCTTATGAAACGACTTTGCCGGTGGGCACCACCCGCGGACGCTGGAAGCCGATGATAGAGGAGATCTCCGGCCTGAAAGAAGGAGAAGATTTCCACCTGGTGTTCTCGCCTGAACGCGTGCTGACTGGCCGCGTGTTCTCCGACCTGCGACGCTACCCGAAGCTGGTGGGCGGTCTGAGCCAGGAAGGCACTGACAAGGGCATGGAGTTCTACCGCAGCGTCCTTGACTTTGACGAGCGTGACGACCTGCCTCGCCCCAACGGCGTGTGGGACATGGGCAGCGCCGAAGCCGCCGAAATGGCGAAGCTTGCAGAAACGACCTACCGTGACGTGAACATCGGGCTTGCCAACCAGTTCGCCGTATACGCCGACAAGGCCAACATCGATGTCAAGCGTGTCATCGACGCATGCAACTCACAGCCATACAGCCACATCCACCAGCCCGGAATCGCTGTTGGCGGGCATTGCATTCCCGTCTACCCGCGCCTGTACCTGTCCACTGACCCCGACGCGTCAGTGGTGCGCACAGCTCGCCAGTTCAACGCGGGCATGCCTGAATACGTGGTATCGCGAGTTGAGGGCGTCCTCGGAGACCTTAAAGATCTGAAAGTTGTCGTGTTGGGAGCCTCGTACCGCGGCAAAGTCAAGGAGACAGCATTTTCCGGTGTATTTGCCACAGTTGACGCCCTGCGTGAGCGTGGTGCTGAGGTGCTGGTCCATGACCCGATGTTCACCGATGATGAACTCGCACACTTCGGATGGGACGCCTACCACCTAGGTGAGCCGGTCGACGCTGCGATTATCCAGGCGGACCATCCTGAGTACAAGGACATGACTGCTCAGGACTTGCCCGGCATTCGCCTCCTGTTCGACGGCCGCCGGGTGACCGATCCTGCCACATGGGCAGGAACCCCACGCATGGTAATC
- a CDS encoding lipopolysaccharide biosynthesis protein — translation MKELRGIWHRLHEKLLREKNRSPVVSAILTLMTGTMISQIVIFIFQIFINRIYTDYEKGLFGIYGTITSFVIAVAALRFDVTQMLPKSDTVARVLKKIATRSIVVSSFLTSLFCIIFSKFLEDRYHQSQELSKWLMISGLTVFLVAEITNIQYWLTRKERFGALASNQVLQSTSIVFFQLIMGLLWKGGLVGLITGTIMGQLVGFVAIKIRTPELRGPIPDNAPSMLSLMRRYRKMPLLNGPNVLVDSVRNMGINLLIGSVAVAALGQFQLAWAIMQVPVGLIAGSVSQVFLKKLAVVEHGKMSGLVRFTLIRAAFAAIGPFALLFVLAPWLFPFVFGAQWDQAGYFAQALTPWLYMTVLTSPISNIFVVTENQRRMLIFAVLYCVVPLLWLWFSPLALLPTVFALGGLMALMLGVMLLLAWKCAVDFDRKPPACESSIS, via the coding sequence GTGAAAGAATTGCGGGGGATCTGGCATCGACTACATGAAAAGCTGCTGCGCGAGAAGAATCGTAGTCCAGTGGTATCTGCGATCTTGACTCTGATGACGGGAACCATGATCTCCCAGATCGTCATTTTTATATTTCAAATTTTTATCAATCGAATTTATACTGACTACGAAAAAGGGCTTTTCGGAATATATGGAACCATTACCTCCTTCGTTATCGCCGTAGCAGCGTTGAGATTTGATGTTACCCAGATGTTGCCCAAATCAGATACTGTTGCTCGTGTTTTGAAAAAGATTGCAACTCGTTCGATAGTGGTCTCCTCTTTTTTGACTTCACTATTTTGTATTATATTTTCGAAGTTTCTTGAAGATAGGTATCATCAATCCCAGGAATTATCGAAATGGCTAATGATTTCCGGTTTGACTGTCTTCTTGGTGGCAGAGATAACGAATATTCAGTACTGGTTGACGCGAAAAGAGAGATTCGGAGCTCTTGCTTCCAACCAGGTTCTTCAGTCGACAAGTATTGTCTTCTTTCAACTTATAATGGGACTGTTGTGGAAGGGAGGTCTGGTCGGTCTTATAACGGGAACGATCATGGGTCAGTTGGTCGGGTTTGTCGCAATAAAGATCCGCACTCCAGAGCTCCGTGGACCCATACCGGATAATGCGCCTTCGATGCTTTCGCTAATGAGGCGCTATAGAAAGATGCCCTTGTTAAACGGTCCAAACGTACTTGTAGACTCGGTTCGCAATATGGGGATTAATTTGTTGATTGGTTCAGTGGCCGTCGCCGCTCTTGGCCAATTTCAACTAGCGTGGGCCATTATGCAAGTTCCCGTTGGACTTATCGCAGGCTCAGTTTCGCAGGTATTTCTCAAGAAGCTTGCAGTTGTTGAACATGGGAAGATGTCAGGTCTTGTACGTTTTACTTTGATTCGAGCAGCGTTTGCTGCAATTGGGCCATTTGCTTTGCTATTCGTTCTGGCACCATGGCTATTTCCATTCGTTTTTGGCGCCCAGTGGGATCAGGCTGGCTATTTTGCTCAAGCACTTACACCATGGCTGTATATGACGGTCCTGACTTCTCCCATATCGAACATATTTGTCGTTACCGAAAATCAACGTCGAATGCTGATTTTTGCTGTTTTGTACTGTGTTGTTCCTTTATTGTGGTTGTGGTTCTCGCCGCTGGCTTTGCTCCCGACCGTATTTGCTCTTGGCGGGCTTATGGCACTAATGCTGGGTGTGATGCTGTTGCTAGCGTGGAAATGCGCCGTGGATTTTGACAGGAAGCCGCCTGCTTGTGAATCTTCTATCTCGTAG
- the wecB gene encoding non-hydrolyzing UDP-N-acetylglucosamine 2-epimerase encodes MRVVSVVGARPQFVKLAPIAHAFDKAGIDHVIVHTGQHYDPMLSDVFFEDLGIPAPDVHLGVGSASQGVQTGKMLAALDDVFTGHNPDWVLVYGDTNSTLAGALSAVKLHIPVAHLEAGLRSFNRAMPEEINRVMTDHAADLLLTPTDEGARHLADEGLKERTVIVGDVMTDVLLQIRDQVKDLPSPVMNELGLAEGSYSLATIHRAENTNDRDRLLSVLDSLGDVDHPVVLLAHPRLVAKCKEHGIELSNDHPRGNLLVHPPLAYPDLIASALHARGVITDSGGLQKEAFLLRVPCTTVRPQTEWVETVHLGWNKLVEPGSDLAAAASRSYPAEPAEADAHPYGDGHAAERVAEVLSNWAGRVR; translated from the coding sequence ATGCGCGTTGTTTCAGTTGTCGGGGCACGTCCCCAATTCGTCAAGTTGGCGCCGATTGCCCACGCTTTTGATAAAGCTGGGATCGATCACGTGATCGTCCACACGGGGCAGCACTATGACCCTATGCTTTCAGATGTCTTTTTCGAGGACCTCGGTATTCCCGCGCCTGACGTTCACCTGGGCGTGGGATCAGCTTCTCAAGGCGTGCAGACAGGGAAGATGCTGGCCGCCCTCGACGATGTGTTTACCGGCCATAATCCTGACTGGGTTCTTGTGTATGGAGACACAAATTCCACCTTGGCTGGGGCTTTGAGCGCTGTGAAGCTCCATATTCCAGTCGCACATCTGGAGGCGGGACTCCGCTCCTTCAACCGCGCGATGCCCGAAGAGATTAACCGCGTCATGACCGATCATGCCGCAGATCTGTTGCTGACGCCCACTGATGAAGGTGCCCGCCACCTTGCCGATGAAGGTTTGAAAGAGCGCACCGTCATTGTCGGAGACGTGATGACTGATGTCCTGCTCCAGATCCGCGACCAGGTGAAAGATCTGCCCTCCCCTGTCATGAACGAGCTTGGGTTAGCTGAAGGATCCTACTCGCTGGCCACGATTCACCGGGCAGAAAACACCAATGATCGCGATCGACTGCTGTCAGTGCTCGATTCCCTAGGAGACGTTGATCATCCCGTTGTGCTGCTTGCCCACCCCCGCCTTGTTGCCAAGTGCAAGGAGCATGGCATCGAATTGTCAAACGATCACCCGCGCGGGAACCTACTCGTTCATCCCCCGCTGGCATATCCCGACCTTATTGCCTCAGCGCTTCATGCACGTGGTGTGATCACTGATTCGGGTGGACTGCAAAAGGAAGCGTTCCTGCTGCGCGTTCCCTGCACGACGGTCCGCCCACAGACCGAGTGGGTGGAAACCGTACATCTTGGCTGGAACAAGTTGGTGGAGCCTGGTTCGGATCTGGCGGCGGCTGCTTCACGTTCTTATCCGGCCGAACCTGCTGAAGCTGATGCCCATCCATATGGTGATGGCCACGCTGCCGAGCGCGTGGCAGAAGTACTGTCAAACTGGGCAGGGCGCGTCAGGTGA
- a CDS encoding glycosyltransferase family protein — translation MIFHAPYPMEKNPTAASRLRPLRMRQAFADIGYHVIDMSGTTPERRRKMAALKKNLRQGMKPEFFYSENSTQPNVFATSVKSGFAPMLDNAILSLVRRHGIPSGVFYRDIYWKFAHAPAKTVIGKLSPFFHRLDMRGYLRNNVHFFLPSEGMATYLNLPNDATFSALPPAGDSGRTMPLPTGPLRLFYVGGLGGHYRLDALFAALKQEPSIELELVTRPEQWKAALAQDSSLGSDQIHVHHLNSSELDPLYADTHIGILAVEPSDYRKFAAPAKLFEYISRGRPVLVTAGTEAARIVNKLDAGWQVNYGIADIAQILTFLKAHPEDVKQKARNARIAAQTNTWRDRARSVAEVLTESK, via the coding sequence ATGATTTTCCACGCGCCCTATCCGATGGAGAAGAATCCGACGGCAGCATCACGTTTGCGCCCTTTGCGGATGCGGCAGGCTTTCGCGGATATCGGCTATCACGTGATCGATATGTCGGGGACGACGCCCGAACGTCGCAGAAAAATGGCTGCGCTCAAAAAGAACCTGCGGCAAGGAATGAAGCCGGAGTTTTTCTACAGCGAAAACTCCACGCAACCCAATGTATTCGCTACGAGCGTGAAGTCAGGATTTGCGCCGATGCTTGATAATGCGATCTTGAGTCTTGTGCGCAGGCACGGCATCCCATCGGGTGTTTTCTACCGGGATATCTACTGGAAATTTGCACATGCCCCAGCAAAAACTGTCATTGGCAAGCTGTCGCCTTTTTTTCACCGACTCGATATGCGTGGATACCTCCGCAATAATGTGCATTTTTTCCTGCCCTCTGAAGGCATGGCAACCTATCTCAACCTGCCGAACGACGCAACGTTTTCTGCTCTTCCACCCGCAGGGGATAGTGGACGCACAATGCCGCTTCCAACAGGTCCGCTGAGATTGTTTTATGTCGGTGGGCTCGGCGGGCATTATCGTCTTGATGCGCTCTTCGCAGCCCTTAAACAAGAACCAAGTATTGAACTGGAGCTAGTGACGAGGCCTGAACAATGGAAGGCAGCCCTTGCTCAGGACTCTTCATTGGGCAGCGACCAGATTCATGTGCATCACTTGAATTCAAGTGAACTTGATCCGCTGTATGCGGATACTCACATCGGCATTCTTGCTGTTGAGCCGAGTGACTACCGGAAGTTTGCTGCGCCGGCGAAACTGTTCGAGTATATTTCGCGAGGGCGACCAGTTCTCGTGACAGCTGGAACCGAGGCCGCACGGATCGTCAACAAACTGGATGCAGGCTGGCAGGTCAATTACGGAATTGCTGATATTGCCCAGATCTTGACTTTCTTGAAAGCTCACCCTGAGGACGTTAAGCAGAAAGCGAGGAATGCTCGCATAGCGGCTCAGACTAATACGTGGAGAGACCGTGCTCGCTCTGTTGCCGAAGTCTTGACAGAAAGCAAGTGA
- a CDS encoding glycosyltransferase, with the protein MTKMNQSFRARLLDFLHDAAFSLPAPVADTVMKLAGPGSPLYPVIRRAQGYKPYPLPSPLAIPDAPIRVLIAPVNFAEQAWQWAHALERSYPNINAQNVMVDFPGALPFRSDRVIPYGVFTLSKDWARKYFEQVSQFTHVLVEAEEPLFGPLFNFSVEKEVRALQSRGVSVAVLSHGSDTRNPRAHARRIHSSPFDENDPKTQLLQRRSDRNRQLIERLGVPVFVSTPDLLDDVPQAHWCPLAINPDEWGSKSSGMGDKTSSERRSLLQVAHIPSRSWLKGSEQIVPVLERLDAKGIVESRFLESVPRNEMPVALGNADLLVEQITMGIYGTTSLEAIGAGCIPIAHIDTRFRTYIEKTTGIKCPIVEAQADTLEETIATLARDKHRRESILEENKRYLALVHDGELSARALYENWISA; encoded by the coding sequence GTGACAAAGATGAATCAATCATTTCGTGCCCGCCTGCTTGATTTTCTCCACGACGCCGCATTTTCCCTACCTGCGCCTGTGGCTGACACTGTCATGAAGCTTGCAGGGCCGGGTAGCCCCCTATATCCGGTAATTCGCAGAGCTCAAGGATACAAGCCCTACCCGCTTCCATCCCCGCTTGCGATTCCCGACGCGCCTATTCGAGTACTGATTGCGCCCGTAAACTTTGCGGAACAGGCGTGGCAGTGGGCACATGCTCTAGAACGTTCTTATCCGAACATAAATGCACAAAATGTGATGGTCGACTTTCCTGGAGCGTTACCATTCCGATCCGATCGAGTTATTCCCTACGGCGTTTTCACGCTCTCAAAGGATTGGGCACGCAAGTATTTCGAACAGGTCTCACAGTTTACGCATGTGCTGGTCGAGGCGGAGGAGCCTCTTTTCGGGCCACTATTTAACTTCAGCGTTGAAAAAGAAGTGCGAGCTTTACAGTCGCGGGGAGTTTCTGTCGCCGTGTTGTCCCATGGTTCTGATACGCGAAATCCTCGCGCGCATGCGCGGCGAATCCACTCCTCTCCTTTCGATGAAAACGACCCTAAGACGCAACTACTCCAACGACGTTCAGATCGTAACCGGCAGCTGATCGAGCGTTTAGGAGTACCAGTTTTCGTTTCGACGCCAGATCTGCTTGACGATGTTCCGCAGGCTCATTGGTGCCCACTCGCGATTAACCCTGACGAGTGGGGATCAAAGAGTAGCGGAATGGGAGACAAAACGTCGAGCGAAAGACGAAGCCTCCTGCAGGTAGCACATATTCCAAGTCGCTCTTGGTTGAAGGGCTCTGAACAAATAGTTCCCGTGCTCGAGCGCCTTGATGCGAAAGGAATCGTGGAGAGTAGATTTCTCGAATCAGTGCCTCGGAATGAGATGCCCGTAGCCTTGGGAAATGCAGATCTTCTGGTTGAACAAATCACGATGGGTATTTATGGAACAACGTCGCTCGAAGCGATCGGAGCGGGATGCATTCCGATAGCGCATATTGATACCCGCTTTCGCACATATATCGAGAAAACTACCGGAATCAAATGCCCCATTGTCGAGGCGCAAGCGGACACGTTGGAAGAAACCATTGCAACTCTTGCTCGCGATAAGCACAGGCGTGAATCAATCCTCGAAGAAAATAAGCGCTATCTTGCGCTTGTCCACGATGGTGAACTGAGCGCGCGTGCGCTATATGAAAATTGGATATCCGCCTAA
- a CDS encoding glycosyltransferase, whose protein sequence is MSTSSFPTSSGLRHVLMIPSWYPSPQYPLNGSFFAEQVLMLQNAGFTVGVLALDATKPWQKKAPVSMSKENGISTIRGSIVSVPHEKLPAEYPFIRMQARRFFELYEVTCGKPDLVHAHSVYPGVLIAQAASAYWDVPYCLTEHRPSSLERPPRSFRGKQIIYAVRSAQGRATVSSVFAEKLERFYSTTPWTVIALPVSNAAAQVRLPSYTKGDDIVFCHVSHLGENKRPRLTLRAFARMRATVGHARLRVIGGGVSGEVDSLRNYCVELGISNDVDFLGAQPRDQIFELLSGANAFVLASAVEAGGTVFAEAQMVGLPCVGTDTWAGQFMIEQQSGIVSPVDDEDALTEAMTQIARDLVNGSPRFSPLRIRQRAIERFSETTFATSSGKFYRDSLDCFRRHMS, encoded by the coding sequence ATGAGTACCTCTTCTTTTCCGACGTCATCTGGTCTTCGGCACGTCCTCATGATACCGTCCTGGTACCCAAGTCCCCAATATCCTTTGAATGGATCGTTTTTCGCTGAACAGGTGCTCATGCTGCAAAATGCAGGATTCACGGTCGGAGTTCTTGCCCTCGATGCAACGAAGCCCTGGCAAAAAAAGGCGCCTGTGAGCATGAGCAAGGAAAATGGGATCTCAACGATTCGAGGTTCTATCGTCTCTGTCCCTCACGAGAAGCTTCCAGCTGAATACCCATTCATCCGCATGCAGGCGCGCCGCTTCTTTGAGTTGTATGAGGTCACATGCGGCAAACCTGATCTTGTGCATGCGCATTCTGTGTATCCGGGTGTGTTGATCGCCCAGGCGGCCTCAGCTTACTGGGATGTTCCCTACTGCCTGACTGAACACCGCCCATCGTCTTTGGAACGTCCTCCACGTTCCTTCCGCGGAAAGCAGATCATCTACGCTGTACGGTCGGCACAGGGGCGTGCGACAGTGTCATCTGTCTTTGCTGAAAAGCTCGAACGCTTTTACTCAACGACCCCGTGGACTGTGATCGCTCTGCCGGTTTCGAATGCGGCGGCGCAAGTTCGCTTGCCTTCCTACACCAAAGGTGACGATATCGTTTTCTGTCATGTCTCTCATTTGGGAGAAAATAAGCGTCCGCGCCTGACTCTGCGGGCGTTCGCAAGAATGAGAGCGACGGTCGGACATGCGCGCCTGCGCGTGATAGGCGGCGGCGTTTCAGGCGAAGTTGATTCGCTCAGGAACTATTGCGTTGAGCTCGGCATCTCAAATGACGTCGATTTTCTTGGAGCGCAACCTCGTGATCAGATTTTTGAGCTTCTGTCTGGGGCAAACGCTTTTGTCTTGGCAAGTGCAGTCGAAGCAGGTGGAACTGTCTTTGCCGAGGCGCAAATGGTGGGGCTGCCATGCGTCGGGACGGACACGTGGGCCGGCCAATTCATGATCGAACAGCAAAGTGGCATCGTTTCGCCAGTTGATGATGAGGACGCTCTGACAGAAGCTATGACACAGATTGCACGAGACTTGGTCAATGGTTCGCCACGTTTTTCTCCTCTTCGAATTCGTCAGAGAGCCATCGAGCGATTCAGCGAAACGACGTTTGCCACTTCATCAGGCAAATTCTACCGTGACAGTCTCGACTGCTTCCGCAGGCATATGTCTTAG
- a CDS encoding asparagine synthase-related protein produces the protein MKFFDLKLTSPRWVTDSSGRLHVWSMSSDTQLIMQMLSSGVNEDILAKLPGHWTIVDEREENPIIASDRIRSHPLAYAFVNGTWLVTDDFEATRTLKSLERNDQQARIFESTGFCIGPYTLAESICSTEAAHYVILKKDGEKESRLYTRYAFSPDSVTDAEEFSDLFKHALDSSIGRLLDVVGERQLVIPLSGGLDSRLLASYLRLKHVENVIAFTYGKDDSDEVNISHLVANELGIDWFVVPLDTSKVHKAVTGSDFEHFLRKTWKGTSLPHIQDWYPLSVIKENKLVEDDAVFLPGHTIVGNMHDENLCEKGHSYKEILAAITKHHANLQGCYHAIGRDPVWQAELQRAALEIGSRNNPRATQELIEWFNLRERQAKYINNSMSTYEFFGYSWALPMLDHEFWMLWLKGGSHLTLTREWYSRFTSHLYQEATGRDARLFHQAPIRLTPAIKRPLQAVAKATRADNFIAKYRSVRIMMNHPMAFEAYSSLSRLQQLHAYLCGKKQVGLWAKEFVEKGWCGHENLLPPADQ, from the coding sequence ATGAAGTTTTTCGATCTCAAACTGACATCCCCCCGGTGGGTCACAGACTCTTCAGGCAGGCTCCACGTCTGGTCAATGTCCAGCGATACGCAGCTCATCATGCAGATGTTATCCAGTGGCGTAAATGAAGACATTTTGGCGAAACTTCCTGGCCACTGGACCATCGTCGATGAGCGAGAGGAAAACCCGATTATAGCCAGTGACCGGATTCGTTCCCATCCGCTTGCCTATGCATTTGTTAACGGAACGTGGTTAGTTACCGACGACTTCGAGGCTACTCGCACATTGAAATCACTTGAGCGGAATGACCAACAGGCTCGGATATTTGAGAGTACAGGCTTTTGTATCGGCCCTTACACTCTCGCAGAAAGCATTTGTTCAACTGAGGCCGCCCACTACGTCATCCTTAAGAAAGATGGGGAGAAAGAGTCTCGCCTTTACACGCGATATGCCTTCTCTCCAGACAGTGTTACCGATGCTGAAGAATTTAGTGACTTATTCAAGCATGCGCTCGATAGCAGCATAGGGCGCCTCCTCGACGTCGTCGGGGAAAGGCAACTTGTCATTCCTCTATCCGGAGGGCTCGACTCACGGCTTCTCGCATCCTACCTACGGTTGAAACATGTCGAAAATGTGATCGCATTTACGTACGGAAAAGATGACAGCGATGAAGTCAACATCTCGCATCTGGTTGCAAATGAATTAGGAATTGACTGGTTTGTGGTCCCCCTTGATACTTCAAAAGTCCACAAAGCTGTGACAGGATCTGATTTCGAGCACTTTCTCAGAAAAACCTGGAAAGGAACATCACTCCCACACATTCAAGATTGGTATCCACTTAGTGTTATTAAAGAAAACAAGCTCGTCGAGGACGATGCTGTTTTCCTGCCTGGCCATACGATTGTCGGCAATATGCACGACGAAAATCTTTGCGAAAAAGGGCATTCGTACAAAGAGATCTTGGCCGCAATAACTAAACACCACGCTAATCTTCAAGGCTGCTATCATGCCATTGGCCGCGATCCGGTTTGGCAAGCAGAACTTCAACGAGCAGCTTTAGAAATTGGTTCCAGAAATAATCCCCGAGCGACACAAGAGCTTATCGAATGGTTCAACCTCAGGGAAAGACAGGCTAAATATATCAATAATTCAATGTCGACGTACGAGTTCTTTGGCTATTCGTGGGCACTGCCGATGCTGGACCATGAATTTTGGATGCTATGGCTAAAGGGCGGATCGCACCTGACTCTTACCCGCGAATGGTATTCAAGATTTACCTCCCATCTTTATCAGGAAGCAACCGGCCGTGACGCACGGCTATTTCATCAGGCACCCATCCGACTGACACCCGCCATAAAGCGCCCCCTACAAGCCGTAGCAAAAGCTACGCGTGCCGACAACTTTATTGCCAAGTATCGTTCAGTCCGCATTATGATGAACCATCCTATGGCTTTCGAAGCTTATTCAAGTCTTTCACGCCTACAGCAGCTCCACGCATATCTGTGCGGGAAAAAGCAAGTCGGGCTATGGGCAAAGGAATTCGTGGAAAAAGGGTGGTGTGGGCATGAGAATCTACTTCCGCCAGCCGACCAATAG
- a CDS encoding glycosyltransferase family 4 protein, whose amino-acid sequence MSRVVLATRVFAPEPAAAALRLRGLAHALAMDGHDVTVLTSRFGSLRGSVTDEGVLIKRFPVLRDSAGAVRGYAQYMSFDIPLFFRLLTCRRPDAVVVEPPPTTGSVARIACSLRRIPYVYYACDILSDAAEAEHMKPLVVRVLRSIERFALTGAERVIAVSEGVAQRAQELGAVNVSVVPNGVQTQELLDRTPLPDGFPHAGGPVYLYAGTASSLQSPDAFIRAFPRVKTVFPKAVLVFLGQGNAWDDLVELGRAASTDIVFHEPVPPDQAQRWYASADVSLASIRPGGYDYAYPTKILVSLAQGTPVVYIGQGPPANDIRKSNLGRTAGFSPDEVADAMIQAGNMAMHREAGERERLRQWVISHRSLPATSRRAAQVVAQAF is encoded by the coding sequence GTGAGTCGCGTCGTTCTTGCCACCCGGGTCTTCGCCCCCGAGCCTGCGGCGGCCGCCCTTCGTCTGCGCGGGCTTGCGCATGCGCTGGCGATGGATGGGCACGACGTCACCGTCTTGACCTCGCGTTTTGGTTCCCTTCGCGGTTCGGTAACTGACGAAGGAGTCCTGATCAAACGCTTCCCTGTTCTGCGGGATTCTGCTGGCGCCGTGCGTGGCTATGCGCAGTACATGTCCTTTGACATTCCCCTGTTCTTCCGTCTTCTGACATGCCGCAGACCCGATGCTGTTGTGGTTGAGCCTCCTCCTACGACCGGGTCCGTCGCGCGTATCGCATGCAGTCTCCGGAGAATTCCCTACGTTTATTACGCGTGCGACATTTTGTCTGACGCTGCCGAAGCCGAACATATGAAGCCTCTGGTTGTCAGGGTCCTGCGCAGTATTGAGCGTTTTGCTCTCACAGGTGCAGAACGTGTCATTGCTGTGTCTGAGGGGGTTGCTCAGCGCGCTCAGGAGCTGGGGGCTGTCAATGTGAGCGTGGTGCCCAACGGCGTTCAAACGCAGGAGTTGCTTGACCGCACTCCCCTGCCCGACGGTTTTCCTCACGCTGGCGGCCCGGTTTACCTTTACGCAGGTACCGCCTCATCGCTGCAGTCTCCTGACGCCTTTATCAGGGCTTTTCCGCGCGTCAAAACCGTGTTTCCGAAGGCTGTCTTGGTCTTTCTTGGACAGGGAAACGCATGGGATGACCTGGTTGAACTGGGTCGAGCAGCATCCACGGACATTGTTTTCCATGAGCCTGTTCCTCCTGATCAGGCTCAGCGCTGGTACGCCAGCGCCGATGTTTCACTCGCATCGATTCGCCCGGGTGGTTATGACTATGCGTATCCCACCAAGATCCTTGTCTCTCTTGCTCAGGGAACACCTGTTGTCTATATCGGACAGGGACCTCCTGCCAACGATATTCGCAAATCCAATTTGGGGCGTACCGCAGGCTTCAGCCCGGACGAAGTAGCTGACGCGATGATTCAGGCAGGAAATATGGCAATGCACCGCGAGGCAGGCGAGCGCGAGAGGCTGCGCCAGTGGGTCATCTCGCATCGTTCGCTGCCAGCGACATCCAGGCGCGCTGCACAGGTCGTTGCGCAAGCCTTTTAG